A genomic segment from Perca flavescens isolate YP-PL-M2 chromosome 13, PFLA_1.0, whole genome shotgun sequence encodes:
- the p2rx5 gene encoding P2X purinoceptor 5 isoform X1, with product MAGWGGFFVSLLNYKTEKYVIAENRKIGILFRLYQLAVLGYIIGWVFVVRKGYQEREEAIQSSVITKLKGVALTNSSETGLHLWSAEDYVVPPNGEQVFFVVTNYIETPNQRLGFCAESFKVPNGRCQSDDDCVGGEAVIAGHAPPSQESLLSSSGIKTGLCINSTGTCEIHGWCPVEYSKRPTEPLLSEAENFTIYIKNFIRFPKFEFSKSNVLETLDNSYLKRCSYDRENHLYCPIFRLGDLVSWTGYDFQDMAAKGGSVGIVIEWNCDLDKDSTQCNPHYSFTRLDLKFNNSLTSGYNFRYARYYKDQNGETFRTLYKVYGIRFDIMVNGQAGKFNIVPTIIAIGSGVALLGVGAFACDMILLYMMNTSSFYRERKFEIINFKKDPTKAKDGKTGHRERRSRKPAAEKEAANSNKKPEETEPTAESQLLVDKQGPTIPRNTGQRYSAHLSPQGAEPRPHITFASQN from the exons ATGGCAGGCTGGGGAGGCTTCTTCGTGTCTCTCCTCAACTACAAGACAGAGAAATACGTGATCGCCGAAAACAGGAAAATCGGGATATTATTTAGACTCTATCAACTGGCCGTGCTGGGATACATAATCGG GTGGGTGTTTGTGGTGAGGAAAGGTTACCAGGAGAGAGAAGAGGCCATCCAGTCTTCAGTCATCACCAAGCTGAAAGGTGTGGCACTGACCAACAGCTCAGAGACAGGGCTTCACCTGTGGAGTGCTGAGGATTATGTCGTACCCCCAAAT GGTGAGCAGGTGTTCTTCGTAGTAACAAATTACATTGAGACCCCCAATCAGAGGCTGGGGTTCTGCGCTGAG AGTTTCAAGGTGCCAAATGGACGATGTCAAAGTGATGATGACTGCGTGGGGGGGGAGGCTGTCATAGCTGGTCATG CTCCACCCAGCCAAGAATCTTTGCTCTCTTCGTCAGGAATAAAGACCGGCTTGTGTATAAACAGCACTGGGACCTGTGAGATTCATGGCTGGTGTCCTGTTGAATACAGCAAGAGACCCAC AGAGCCCTTACTGAGCGAGGCAGAAAACTTCACCATCTACATTAAGAATTTCATCCGGTTTCCAAAGTTTGAATTCTCTAA GTCCAATGTTCTTGAAACATTAGATAACAGCTACCTGAAAAGATGCTCCTACGACAGAGAGAACCACCTGTACTGTCCCATCTTCCGCCTCGGAGATCTGGTCAGCTGGACTGGGTATGACTTCCAGGACATGGCTGCTAAG GGTGGGTCTGTTGGTATTGTTATTGAGTGGAACTGTGACCTGGATAAGGACTCTACACAGTGTAATCCACACTACAGCTTTACTCGTTTGGACTTAAAGTTTAACAACTCGCTCACATCAGGATACAACTTCAG ATATGCCAGGTATTACAAGGATCAAAATGGCGAGACCTTTCGCACTTTGTACAAGGTGTATGGGATTCGCTTTGATATAATGGTCAATGGCCAG GCTGGGAAATTCAATATTGTACCCACAATAATTGCCATTGGTTCGGGTGTTGCCCTGCTTGGTGTA ggAGCCTTTGCATGCGATATGATACTGCTGTACATGATGAACACAAGTTCCTTCTACCGAGAGAGGAAGTTCGAAATCATCAACTTCAA AAAAGACCCGACCAAAGCCAAGGACGGGAAGACAGGACACCGGGAAAGGAGATCCAGGAAACCAGCTGCAGAGAAAGAGGCCGCCAACTCCAATAAAAAGCCAGAGGAAACTGAACCAACTGCAGAGAGCCAGCTGCTTGTGGACAAACAGGGTCCCACCATTCCACGCAACACAGGACAGCGATACTCTGCTCATCTCTCTCCCCAAGGTGCAGAGCCAAGGCCTCATATCACCTTCGCTTCACAAAATTAA
- the p2rx5 gene encoding P2X purinoceptor 5 isoform X2 — protein sequence MAGWGGFFVSLLNYKTEKYVIAENRKIGILFRLYQLAVLGYIIGWVFVVRKGYQEREEAIQSSVITKLKGVALTNSSETGLHLWSAEDYVVPPNGEQVFFVVTNYIETPNQRLGFCAESFKVPNGRCQSDDDCVGGEAVIAGHGIKTGLCINSTGTCEIHGWCPVEYSKRPTEPLLSEAENFTIYIKNFIRFPKFEFSKSNVLETLDNSYLKRCSYDRENHLYCPIFRLGDLVSWTGYDFQDMAAKGGSVGIVIEWNCDLDKDSTQCNPHYSFTRLDLKFNNSLTSGYNFRYARYYKDQNGETFRTLYKVYGIRFDIMVNGQAGKFNIVPTIIAIGSGVALLGVGAFACDMILLYMMNTSSFYRERKFEIINFKKDPTKAKDGKTGHRERRSRKPAAEKEAANSNKKPEETEPTAESQLLVDKQGPTIPRNTGQRYSAHLSPQGAEPRPHITFASQN from the exons ATGGCAGGCTGGGGAGGCTTCTTCGTGTCTCTCCTCAACTACAAGACAGAGAAATACGTGATCGCCGAAAACAGGAAAATCGGGATATTATTTAGACTCTATCAACTGGCCGTGCTGGGATACATAATCGG GTGGGTGTTTGTGGTGAGGAAAGGTTACCAGGAGAGAGAAGAGGCCATCCAGTCTTCAGTCATCACCAAGCTGAAAGGTGTGGCACTGACCAACAGCTCAGAGACAGGGCTTCACCTGTGGAGTGCTGAGGATTATGTCGTACCCCCAAAT GGTGAGCAGGTGTTCTTCGTAGTAACAAATTACATTGAGACCCCCAATCAGAGGCTGGGGTTCTGCGCTGAG AGTTTCAAGGTGCCAAATGGACGATGTCAAAGTGATGATGACTGCGTGGGGGGGGAGGCTGTCATAGCTGGTCATG GAATAAAGACCGGCTTGTGTATAAACAGCACTGGGACCTGTGAGATTCATGGCTGGTGTCCTGTTGAATACAGCAAGAGACCCAC AGAGCCCTTACTGAGCGAGGCAGAAAACTTCACCATCTACATTAAGAATTTCATCCGGTTTCCAAAGTTTGAATTCTCTAA GTCCAATGTTCTTGAAACATTAGATAACAGCTACCTGAAAAGATGCTCCTACGACAGAGAGAACCACCTGTACTGTCCCATCTTCCGCCTCGGAGATCTGGTCAGCTGGACTGGGTATGACTTCCAGGACATGGCTGCTAAG GGTGGGTCTGTTGGTATTGTTATTGAGTGGAACTGTGACCTGGATAAGGACTCTACACAGTGTAATCCACACTACAGCTTTACTCGTTTGGACTTAAAGTTTAACAACTCGCTCACATCAGGATACAACTTCAG ATATGCCAGGTATTACAAGGATCAAAATGGCGAGACCTTTCGCACTTTGTACAAGGTGTATGGGATTCGCTTTGATATAATGGTCAATGGCCAG GCTGGGAAATTCAATATTGTACCCACAATAATTGCCATTGGTTCGGGTGTTGCCCTGCTTGGTGTA ggAGCCTTTGCATGCGATATGATACTGCTGTACATGATGAACACAAGTTCCTTCTACCGAGAGAGGAAGTTCGAAATCATCAACTTCAA AAAAGACCCGACCAAAGCCAAGGACGGGAAGACAGGACACCGGGAAAGGAGATCCAGGAAACCAGCTGCAGAGAAAGAGGCCGCCAACTCCAATAAAAAGCCAGAGGAAACTGAACCAACTGCAGAGAGCCAGCTGCTTGTGGACAAACAGGGTCCCACCATTCCACGCAACACAGGACAGCGATACTCTGCTCATCTCTCTCCCCAAGGTGCAGAGCCAAGGCCTCATATCACCTTCGCTTCACAAAATTAA
- the timm22 gene encoding mitochondrial import inner membrane translocase subunit Tim22 yields the protein MAASTGAANSAASDLQGPASAGSSMESPPIQYSMILDHLIGDKRPVKELSPGVMGGLPVPFKSDEQKMIERGMESCAFKSVLACVGGFVLGGAFGVFTAGIDTNVGFDPKDPLKTPTAREVLKDMGQRGMSYAKNFAIVGAMFSCTECIIESHRGKSDWKNAVYSGCVTGGAIGLRAGLKAGVLGCGGFAAFSAAIEYYLR from the exons ATGGCTGCCTCCACGGGTGCTGCAAACTCTGCTGCCTCCGACTTACAAGGTCCAGCTTCGGCTGGTTCGAGTATGGAGAGCCCACCGATTCAATACAGTATGATTCTGGACCATCTTATCGGGGACAAGCGGCCCGTAAAGGAGCTGAGCCCCGGCGTTATGGGGGGGCTGCCGGTGCCTTTTAAAAGCGACGAGCAGAAGATGATCGAGAGGGGAATGGAGAGCTGCGCCTTCAAGTCGGTGCTGGCCTGTGTTGGAG GGTTTGTCCTCGGAGGAGCTTTTGGTGTTTTCACTGCTGGCATTGATACCAATGTTGGCTTCGACCCCAAAGACCCTCTGAAAACTCCAACAGCACGAGAAGTCCTCAAAGACATGGGCCAGAGGGGGATGTCGTACGCCAAGAACTTCGCCATTGTGGGCGCTATGTTCTCCTGCACAGAGTGCATCATAGAATCA CACAGAGGTAAATCTGACTGGAAGAACGCAGTGTACAGCGGTTGTGTTACTGGAGGAGCCATTGGACTTCGTG CTGGTCTGAAGGCTGGGGTGCTGGGATGTGGAGGCTTTGCTGCATTCTCAGCTGCCATTGAATATTATTTACGGTGA